The following coding sequences are from one Megamonas funiformis window:
- a CDS encoding histidine triad nucleotide-binding protein, translated as MSDCIFCKIANKEIPTQAVYEDDMVIAFNDLEPQAPVHVLVIPKKHIASLLATTAEDKELLAHITCEVIPMLAKKLNIAETGFRTVANTGEEGGQTVQHLHFHLLGGRSMQWPPG; from the coding sequence ATGTCAGATTGTATTTTTTGTAAAATAGCAAATAAAGAAATTCCAACTCAAGCTGTATATGAAGATGACATGGTCATTGCTTTTAATGATTTAGAGCCACAAGCTCCTGTTCATGTATTAGTTATTCCTAAAAAACATATTGCTAGTCTTCTTGCAACAACTGCTGAAGATAAAGAACTTTTAGCACATATCACTTGTGAAGTAATTCCTATGCTTGCTAAAAAATTGAATATTGCAGAAACTGGCTTCCGTACTGTAGCAAATACAGGGGAAGAGGGTGGCCAAACAGTTCAGCACCTTCATTTCCACCTACTTGGCGGTCGCTCTATGCAATGGCCACCAGGCTGA
- the rpsU gene encoding 30S ribosomal protein S21, whose translation MSSEIKVGKNETIDSALRRFKRTCQKAGTLAEVRKREHYEKPSVKRKKKSEAARKRRYRA comes from the coding sequence ATGTCATCTGAAATCAAAGTTGGTAAAAACGAAACAATTGATAGCGCTCTCCGTAGATTTAAACGTACTTGCCAGAAAGCTGGTACTTTAGCTGAAGTTAGAAAACGTGAGCATTATGAAAAACCAAGCGTAAAACGCAAAAAGAAATCAGAAGCTGCTAGAAAACGCAGATACAGAGCTTAA
- a CDS encoding GatB/YqeY domain-containing protein, protein MSLKAQLMDDMKAAMKAKEDGKQKLAVIRMVRSAIRQSEIDGQKELDDNDIIALISKEVKMRKDSIDEFKKGGREDLVAQTEAEIAVLMPYLPEQLSEEEVRALVKEAIAATNATTPKDMGKVMGQLMPKVKGRADGKMVNTIVKELLG, encoded by the coding sequence ATGTCACTTAAAGCCCAGTTAATGGACGACATGAAAGCTGCTATGAAAGCCAAAGAAGATGGAAAACAGAAACTTGCTGTTATCCGCATGGTTCGTTCAGCTATTCGTCAGAGTGAAATTGATGGTCAAAAAGAACTTGATGATAACGATATAATTGCACTTATTAGCAAAGAAGTAAAAATGCGTAAAGATTCTATAGATGAATTTAAAAAAGGCGGTCGTGAAGATTTAGTCGCACAGACTGAAGCTGAAATTGCCGTTTTAATGCCATATTTACCAGAACAGTTATCAGAAGAAGAAGTTAGAGCGTTGGTTAAAGAAGCAATTGCTGCTACTAATGCAACAACTCCTAAAGATATGGGTAAAGTCATGGGACAGCTCATGCCTAAAGTTAAAGGACGCGCTGACGGAAAAATGGTTAATACCATCGTCAAAGAATTACTAGGTTAA
- a CDS encoding MATE family efflux transporter gives MQEKQNDFTKNSMAYNIMSLAIPMTIAQLINVLYSLVDRMYIGHLAQNSTLALTGLGITFPIIMLVTAVTNLFGMGGAPLCSIARGRGDDERAEKIIGNSFAMLIICSCILIIIGLVMKKSLLYLFGASDETYPYANEYFSIYIWGSIFVMVGLGMNTFINAQGFAKKGMLTILIGAIINIILDPIFIFGLDLGIKGAAIATVIAQFISASWVLHFLFSDKAIYRIKKSCMKLDFKLIKEIVSLGFSGFVFATTGSLVQIVCNNVLLFWGGNIYVGIMTVLNSIRDVLQMTIEGIRSGAQPVISYNYGAGQYLRVRQGIKFLTKIALLYTSIAWCILDFFPEFFIHLFNSEEEMLLLGVPALHIYFLGFFMMAFQSAGQTTFISLGMGKYATFFSLFRKVILVIPLTIFLPNLWDLGVYGVFYAEMISNFVGGIACFSTMMMVVWRRLGKLNK, from the coding sequence ATGCAAGAAAAACAAAATGATTTTACTAAAAATAGTATGGCATATAATATTATGAGTTTAGCTATTCCTATGACCATAGCACAGTTGATAAATGTTTTATATAGTCTTGTAGATAGAATGTACATAGGGCATTTGGCACAAAATTCTACTTTAGCTTTGACAGGATTAGGAATTACTTTTCCTATTATTATGTTAGTTACAGCAGTTACTAATTTATTTGGTATGGGTGGAGCACCACTTTGTTCTATCGCTAGAGGTAGAGGCGATGATGAACGGGCAGAAAAAATAATAGGTAATTCTTTTGCCATGTTGATTATCTGTAGTTGTATTTTGATAATTATTGGTTTAGTGATGAAAAAGTCCTTATTATATTTATTTGGGGCAAGTGATGAAACATATCCTTATGCTAATGAATATTTCTCTATTTATATTTGGGGAAGTATTTTTGTAATGGTAGGATTAGGCATGAATACTTTTATTAATGCTCAAGGTTTTGCCAAAAAAGGAATGCTCACTATATTAATTGGTGCGATAATCAATATTATTTTAGACCCTATTTTTATCTTTGGTTTAGATTTAGGTATAAAAGGCGCTGCTATCGCTACTGTTATTGCACAATTTATTTCAGCATCATGGGTATTGCATTTTTTATTTAGTGATAAGGCAATTTATCGCATTAAAAAATCTTGCATGAAATTAGATTTTAAATTGATAAAAGAAATTGTTTCTTTAGGATTTTCAGGCTTTGTTTTTGCCACTACAGGAAGTTTAGTGCAGATTGTCTGCAATAATGTATTGTTATTTTGGGGCGGAAATATTTATGTAGGCATAATGACCGTACTAAATTCTATACGTGATGTTTTGCAAATGACAATAGAAGGCATTCGCTCAGGTGCTCAACCTGTTATCAGCTACAATTATGGTGCAGGGCAATATTTACGTGTAAGGCAGGGCATAAAATTTTTGACAAAGATAGCGCTATTATATACAAGTATCGCTTGGTGCATATTAGATTTTTTCCCAGAATTTTTTATTCATCTATTTAATAGTGAAGAAGAAATGTTATTGCTTGGCGTACCAGCATTACATATATATTTTTTAGGATTTTTTATGATGGCTTTTCAATCTGCTGGACAGACAACGTTTATATCGTTAGGCATGGGAAAATATGCAACGTTTTTTTCGCTGTTTCGTAAAGTCATTTTAGTTATCCCATTGACGATTTTTTTACCAAATTTATGGGACTTAGGTGTATATGGAGTCTTTTATGCTGAAATGATTTCAAATTTTGTGGGCGGTATAGCATGTTTTTCTACTATGATGATGGTTGTATGGAGACGATTAGGAAAATTAAATAAATAA
- a CDS encoding NfeD family protein, with protein sequence MDFIIDSSILQSLLLSVIFLAILVEIKTGGTGIGALLGIIAAGVFFGSSYVKGLVSLYQIAIFIVGIIFIIIEILTPTIGLLAGLGVVAILYSLILAMGGDIDAMLMMAISFVIAIIIFALIIKKLPTSKLWRKIILTKTSSSEEGYVSSVDYSRYLHKEGIVLTELRPSGSVKIDDDVLDVVSEGSYISKGEKIRVVKIEGMRIIVRKI encoded by the coding sequence ATGGACTTTATTATAGATTCAAGTATATTGCAATCATTGCTTTTGAGTGTGATATTTCTAGCAATTTTAGTAGAGATAAAAACAGGAGGTACAGGTATAGGAGCATTACTAGGCATTATAGCAGCTGGCGTATTTTTTGGCAGTAGTTATGTGAAAGGTTTAGTCAGTTTATATCAGATTGCAATATTTATTGTGGGGATTATTTTTATCATAATTGAAATATTAACCCCAACAATAGGATTACTTGCAGGACTTGGAGTAGTAGCTATATTATATAGTTTGATTTTAGCTATGGGTGGCGATATTGATGCTATGTTGATGATGGCAATTTCTTTTGTTATTGCGATAATAATTTTTGCATTGATAATAAAAAAATTACCTACAAGTAAGCTCTGGCGTAAAATAATTTTGACAAAGACATCTTCTAGTGAAGAAGGTTATGTAAGTAGCGTAGATTATTCAAGATATTTGCATAAAGAAGGGATTGTTTTGACAGAACTAAGACCTTCTGGAAGTGTGAAAATCGATGATGATGTATTAGATGTTGTATCTGAAGGTAGTTATATCAGTAAAGGCGAAAAGATTCGTGTAGTAAAAATTGAAGGTATGCGTATTATTGTACGTAAAATCTAA